Proteins found in one Solitalea lacus genomic segment:
- a CDS encoding GH92 family glycosyl hydrolase, translating to MNRAFIKTSLCVLLSTITLSTYSQKLISYVNPFIGTAAHGHTFPGATVPFGMVQLSPDTGTEGWDWCSGYHSSDSSIIGFSHTHLSGTGGGDYGDILLMPTIGAWKVQPGAKDKSNDGYRSRFSHETEKASPGYYSVFLDDYKITAELTTTTRVGIHKYIFPKSSVSNVVVDLEHGISDDVRESFIQISGNDEVVGLRRSKGWANDQYVYFIIKFSKPFKKFAVANDEDMTVDGRKMEGTAVKGIFRFTTKENEAILVKVAISSVSVEGARKNLEAEAPEWDFEKIRAQTENSWEQQLSKIKVNAPVDSLDSSQVKQKTIFYTSLYHCFIHPNIYSDVDGQYRGMDMQIHKTTTNHYTVFSLWDTFRALHPLFTLIAPERNTEMVQSLLDDYKQSGRLPIWELASNETGTMIGYHAVPVIADMILKGIGSLDVSLAYEAMKKSALDDDRGLKYYKLNGFIPRELEANSVSKQLEYTFDDWCISQVALKLGKQNDYEYFLGRALNYRNVFDPSVGFMRGRNSYGQWNPDFNPMQVSIFGSGDFTEGNAWQYSFFAPQDVNGMMELYGGAKKFAAKLDSLFAQKSLVDNEHALDVSGLIGQYAHGNEPSHHVAYLYNYAAEPWKTQQKVHEIRDGLYSIERAGLCGNEDCGQMSAWYVFSALGFYPVNPASGQYILGSPLFESVTLNPDSETSFTISANDVFEDNIYVEGTLLNNQPYSKTYVTHKDLVKGGAFVFSMVNQPNHSRGTKPEDCPVQAINVSQKQGEKLMFKPYEASGKTIFFGKKLITLKSETQGAKIYYTVDGTVPTSSSKIYTKPFEVNKSVIVNAVAIDKDGNQSEPSTINFTRAIVKTSKGSFPKIKSNVTPGNTYKNTADILLDGTLGSYDFRDGKWFATDNGQLSLTIELEKPIAIKKLNIRFMENTGSWIFIPKSIRFKVSADGSNYVDLGTIKNEMPLTHPEIVIKEFSKENNAKEKVKFIKIEVENAGKLPGWHPGAGNIAWMFMDELTIEY from the coding sequence ATGAATCGAGCATTTATCAAAACCTCACTTTGTGTTTTGTTAAGTACTATTACCCTCTCTACTTACAGTCAGAAACTGATAAGTTATGTAAATCCGTTCATTGGTACGGCCGCACATGGGCATACTTTTCCAGGTGCAACGGTGCCTTTCGGTATGGTGCAATTGAGTCCGGACACGGGGACTGAAGGCTGGGATTGGTGTTCGGGGTATCATAGCTCTGATAGTTCTATCATTGGATTTTCACATACTCATTTGAGTGGAACCGGTGGCGGAGATTATGGTGATATTTTATTAATGCCCACAATAGGAGCCTGGAAAGTTCAACCAGGAGCAAAAGATAAATCAAATGATGGCTACCGTTCTCGTTTCAGTCATGAAACAGAAAAGGCTTCACCCGGCTATTACAGTGTTTTTCTGGATGATTATAAAATAACAGCTGAATTGACAACGACCACCCGCGTGGGCATACATAAATACATTTTCCCCAAATCATCAGTGAGTAATGTCGTGGTCGACTTGGAGCATGGTATTTCTGATGATGTGCGGGAGAGTTTTATTCAAATAAGTGGTAACGATGAAGTTGTTGGTTTACGACGATCAAAAGGTTGGGCAAACGACCAATATGTTTATTTTATTATAAAGTTTTCTAAGCCCTTTAAAAAATTTGCAGTGGCCAACGACGAAGATATGACTGTTGATGGTCGCAAAATGGAAGGTACAGCTGTGAAAGGCATTTTCAGGTTTACAACCAAAGAAAATGAGGCTATTTTGGTTAAAGTGGCCATTTCATCGGTGAGTGTTGAAGGGGCGCGTAAAAATTTGGAAGCCGAGGCTCCCGAATGGGATTTTGAAAAAATCAGAGCCCAAACAGAAAATAGTTGGGAACAGCAGTTGAGCAAAATAAAGGTTAATGCGCCAGTTGACTCGCTGGATTCCTCTCAAGTAAAGCAAAAAACAATATTTTATACTTCGCTTTACCATTGCTTTATTCACCCTAATATTTATAGTGATGTTGATGGGCAGTACCGTGGAATGGATATGCAAATCCATAAAACTACTACGAATCACTATACTGTTTTCTCACTCTGGGATACTTTTAGAGCGTTACACCCCTTGTTTACTTTAATTGCACCTGAAAGGAACACTGAAATGGTACAGTCATTATTAGATGATTATAAACAATCCGGTCGACTGCCCATTTGGGAGCTTGCCTCAAATGAAACCGGAACAATGATTGGCTATCATGCTGTCCCTGTAATTGCCGATATGATTTTAAAAGGAATTGGCTCGCTTGATGTAAGCCTGGCCTATGAGGCAATGAAAAAAAGTGCACTGGATGATGACAGAGGATTAAAGTACTACAAGCTGAATGGTTTTATTCCCCGGGAGCTTGAAGCTAATTCAGTTTCTAAACAACTGGAATATACCTTTGATGATTGGTGCATTTCACAGGTAGCGCTCAAATTGGGTAAGCAAAATGATTACGAATATTTTTTAGGTCGTGCATTAAATTATCGTAATGTTTTTGATCCTTCAGTTGGTTTTATGCGTGGTCGCAATAGTTATGGGCAATGGAATCCTGACTTTAATCCTATGCAGGTTTCAATATTCGGAAGCGGTGACTTTACAGAAGGAAATGCTTGGCAATATAGTTTTTTTGCACCACAGGATGTAAATGGGATGATGGAATTATATGGAGGAGCAAAAAAATTTGCAGCAAAGCTAGATAGTTTGTTTGCTCAAAAGTCTCTGGTAGATAATGAACATGCTTTAGATGTAAGTGGTCTTATTGGGCAGTATGCACATGGAAATGAACCAAGTCACCATGTTGCTTATTTATATAACTATGCCGCCGAGCCTTGGAAGACCCAGCAAAAAGTACATGAAATTAGGGATGGGTTATACAGCATTGAAAGGGCTGGATTATGTGGAAATGAAGACTGCGGACAAATGTCAGCATGGTATGTGTTTTCGGCTTTAGGTTTTTATCCAGTAAATCCAGCTTCCGGACAATATATTTTAGGGAGTCCACTGTTTGAGTCGGTTACCCTCAACCCTGATTCTGAGACATCATTTACAATTTCAGCAAATGATGTTTTCGAAGATAATATTTACGTAGAGGGGACATTGCTAAATAATCAACCCTACTCAAAAACGTATGTTACGCATAAGGATTTGGTTAAAGGGGGGGCATTTGTTTTTTCAATGGTGAATCAACCGAATCACTCTCGGGGTACAAAGCCTGAAGACTGTCCTGTACAAGCCATTAATGTTAGCCAAAAGCAAGGCGAAAAGCTAATGTTTAAGCCATATGAAGCTTCAGGTAAAACGATTTTTTTCGGGAAAAAACTTATTACATTGAAGTCAGAGACCCAAGGGGCTAAAATTTATTATACGGTGGATGGTACGGTTCCAACTTCCTCATCAAAAATATATACCAAGCCGTTTGAGGTAAATAAAAGTGTTATTGTCAATGCAGTTGCTATCGATAAAGACGGTAATCAAAGTGAGCCTTCAACTATCAATTTTACCAGGGCTATCGTTAAAACATCAAAAGGATCATTCCCAAAAATAAAGTCAAACGTAACACCAGGAAATACCTACAAGAATACGGCTGATATATTGTTAGATGGCACTTTAGGCTCTTACGATTTCAGAGATGGAAAGTGGTTTGCAACCGACAATGGACAGTTAAGCTTAACGATTGAACTTGAAAAACCAATCGCTATAAAGAAGCTCAATATTCGTTTTATGGAGAATACAGGGTCTTGGATTTTTATTCCTAAGAGTATACGTTTCAAGGTTTCAGCAGACGGTAGTAATTATGTGGATTTAGGAACAATAAAAAATGAAATGCCTTTAACTCATCCAGAAATTGTTATTAAGGAATTTTCAAAGGAAAATAATGCGAAGGAGAAGGTTAAGTTTATAAAAATAGAAGTTGAGAATGCCGGGAAATTGCCGGGGTGGCACCCTGGGGCTGGTAATATAGCCTGGATGTTTAT